Proteins from a genomic interval of Phyllopteryx taeniolatus isolate TA_2022b chromosome 3, UOR_Ptae_1.2, whole genome shotgun sequence:
- the susd1 gene encoding sushi domain-containing protein 1 isoform X2, protein MDERSTTVFMVLLLCVGSATPAAANILDVCASCHVNATCEDKYDKSGKVCNCKYGFVGNGRTFCQDKDECQIGATKICGQHTTCHNTYGSYYCTCLTGYMASNNLPVFIPNDGTHCQDIDECKVAGLCGEGGHCRNLDGSFDCSCQLGYRVHNGTEPFHPHKDKASCQVVDCGHPKLHEDIVLVSATGTTFGSVASFECDEGFLWTSGNNASQCGADGLWRGLTVICDVIDCGSPPTFPHSHMQWNKRSRVGTEVLYQCNSGYHNIGKSNVFTCTAAGQWEGATLLCQEILCGKPLTVPHTGHMWNGSSTPGSIVNYYCKQGFNHSEASAISLCSSNGNWTKPNISCKDVDCGSPPDISHSVLLWDHVSTVGSQAAYQCQSGYSSVGEINKTVCTDTGKWDKPSLQCQEIKCQEPVLKPHTKRLWDGTSHVGSVAIYKCDEGYNIKGVRNFSICGQNGLWEEIDLWCEEITCGPPQTLPHTNLLWERSTSPGSVVLYECVEGYYQEGGDNISTCLTSGEWANISLNCKAKCGPVPFLAHSEVVWHNRSVVIHRCVSGYHSWRGSNVSTCSSSGVWQTATLNCIEIKPPIHQLLVLNEKCLQWRAEKYEEATEMYKVIYIGSREYERAFLEKRKQFLSSKADWLEICLSLLPATNYSISILALSVGYTATITINTSLTEPAVPEIHYREYETPVPILRLHRSPSTLDTISFYQVFVLPIEGFMAFDCSSPVNGKPSGKSDSLQGHIVAQMRISRVGAEMHFTVGDGLHYGGFFNAPLEKGKNYYVILRAVSQWKKDLKSSCVLWAKVTGLSREDDCHFVHFVNTFNTFWPFLSIQYVD, encoded by the exons ATGGATGAGAGAAGCACAACTGTGTTCAtggttcttcttctttgtgtgGGTTCAG CGACGCCAGCTGCGGCGAACATTCTGGACGTGTGCGCTAGCTGCCACGTTAACGCCACATGTGAAGACAAGTATGATAAATCTGGAAAAGTTTGTAACTGCAAGTACGGTTTTGTAGGAAACGGGAGGACCTTTTGTCAAG ACAAAGATGAGTGTCAGATAGGAGCCACTAAGATCTGTGGGCAGCACACGACATGCCACAATACATATGGCAGCTATTACTGCACCTGTCTGACTGGATACATGGCTTCCAATAACTTGCCTGTCTTCATTCCGAATGATGGAACCCACTGCCAGG ACATAGATGAGTGCAAGGTGGCTGGGCTTTGTGGAGAAGGAGGTCACTGCAGGAACCTGGATGGCAGTTTTGACTGCAGCTGTCAGCTAGGATATCGAGTCCACAATGGGACGGAGCCCTTTCACCCTCACAAAGACAAGGCTTCCTGTCAAG TGGTGGACTGTGGCCATCCAAAATTGCACGAGGACATAGTACTGGTTTCAGCAACAGGCACAACCTTTGGCAGCGTGGCGTCATTTGAGTGTGACGAAGGCTTTCTGTGGACGAGTGGTAACAACGCCTCACAGTGTGGGGCTGACGGGCTGTGGCGTGGGCTCACCGTGATCTGTGACG TGattgactgtggctctcctcccACCTTCCCTCACTCACACATGCAATGGAATAAGCGCTCGAGGGTGGGCACTGAGGTGCTGTATCAATGTAACTCTGGCTATCACAACATTGGAAAGAGCAATGTCTTCACCTGCACCGCAGCAGGGCAGTGGGAGGGTGCGACTCTGCTTTGCCAAG AGATATTATGCGGCAAACCCCTTACAGTGCCACACACTGGGCATATGTGGAATGGCAGTTCCACTCCTGGAAGCATTGTAAACTACTATTGTAAACAAGGATTTAATCACAGTGAGGCCAGTGCTATTTCACTGTGCTCATCTAATGGTAACTGGACAAAGCCAAACATTTCATGCAAAG ATGTTGACTGCGGCTCTCCTCCTGACATCTCTCATTCAGTCCTGTTATGGGATCACGTCTCCACTGTGGGCTCTCAGGCTGCTTATCAGTGTCAATCTGGATATTCCAGTGttggagaaataaataaaacagtatGTACTGACACTGGAAAATGGGACAAGCCCTCTCTGCAGTGCCAAG AAATCAAATGTCAGGAGCCGGTTTTGAAACCACATACTAAAAGACTATGGGATGGCACGTCACATGTTGGCAGTGTGGCTATTTACAAATGTGATGAAGGATATAACATAAAGGGTGTGAGGAACTTCTCCATATGTGGACAGAAtggactgtgggaggaaattgATCTTTGGTGTGAAG AAATAACATGTGGTCCTCCACAAACCCTCCCCCATACTAACCTGCTGTGGGAGCGCTCCACTAGTCCTGGCAGTGTCGTGCTGTATGAATGTGTGGAAGGATATTACCAGGAGGGTGGAGATAATATTTCCACATGTCTAACATCAGGCGAGTGGGCAAACATATCATTAAATTGCAAAG CAAAATGTGGCCCGGTCCCCTTCCTTGCCCACTCAGAGGTAGTATGGCATAACAGAAGTGTAGTGATCCATCGCTGTGTGAGTGGCTATCACAGCTGGAGGGGCAGCAATGTCTCCACGTGCAGCAGCTCTGGTGTGTGGCAAACAGCTACACTCAATTGCATAG AAATCAAACCACCCATCCATCAACTacttgttttgaatgaaaaatgtttgcagTGGAGAGCAGAAAAGTATGAAGAGGCCACAGAAATGTACAAG GTGATCTACATAGGATCCAGAGAGTATGAGAGGGCCTTTCTTGAAAAAAGGAAGCAGTTTCTGAGCTCTAAGGCAGACTGGCTCGAGATCTGTCTCAGTTTGCTTCCAGCCACAAACTACAGCATCTCTATCCTTGCATTGTCTGTTGGATACACAGCCACCATCACTATTAACACCAGTTTGACAG AACCTGCAGTACCAGAAATCCACTACAGAGAATATGAGACTCCTGTACCAATTCTGAGGCTACACAGATCACCCAGCACTCTCGACACAATAAG TTTCTACCAAGTGTTTGTACTTCCAATAGAGGGATTTATGGCCTTTGACTGTTCCTCTCCTGTGAATGGAAAGCCCTCAGGCAAAAGTGATTCCTTACAGGGACACATTGTAGCTCAGATGCGCATCAGCCGTGTCGGAGCAGAGATGCATTTTACTGTTGGAGATGGTCTCcattatggaggatttttcaatGCGCCTCTCGAGAAAGGCAAAAACTACTACGTCATCTTGCGTGCAGTCAGTCAGTGGAAAAAG GATTTAAAAAGCTCCTGTGTCCTGTGGGCAAAAGTAACAG
- the susd1 gene encoding sushi domain-containing protein 1 isoform X4 — protein MDERSTTVFMVLLLCVGSATPAAANILDVCASCHVNATCEDKYDKSGKVCNCKYGFVGNGRTFCQDKDECQIGATKICGQHTTCHNTYGSYYCTCLTGYMASNNLPVFIPNDGTHCQDIDECKVAGLCGEGGHCRNLDGSFDCSCQLGYRVHNGTEPFHPHKDKASCQVVDCGHPKLHEDIVLVSATGTTFGSVASFECDEGFLWTSGNNASQCGADGLWRGLTVICDVIDCGSPPTFPHSHMQWNKRSRVGTEVLYQCNSGYHNIGKSNVFTCTAAGQWEGATLLCQAKCGPVPFLAHSEVVWHNRSVVIHRCVSGYHSWRGSNVSTCSSSGVWQTATLNCIEIKPPIHQLLVLNEKCLQWRAEKYEEATEMYKVIYIGSREYERAFLEKRKQFLSSKADWLEICLSLLPATNYSISILALSVGYTATITINTSLTEPAVPEIHYREYETPVPILRLHRSPSTLDTISFYQVFVLPIEGFMAFDCSSPVNGKPSGKSDSLQGHIVAQMRISRVGAEMHFTVGDGLHYGGFFNAPLEKGKNYYVILRAVSQWKKDLKSSCVLWAKVTGRSYVVMISSLCAAALIGLIVLAAFLGCTYTWFVKRR, from the exons ATGGATGAGAGAAGCACAACTGTGTTCAtggttcttcttctttgtgtgGGTTCAG CGACGCCAGCTGCGGCGAACATTCTGGACGTGTGCGCTAGCTGCCACGTTAACGCCACATGTGAAGACAAGTATGATAAATCTGGAAAAGTTTGTAACTGCAAGTACGGTTTTGTAGGAAACGGGAGGACCTTTTGTCAAG ACAAAGATGAGTGTCAGATAGGAGCCACTAAGATCTGTGGGCAGCACACGACATGCCACAATACATATGGCAGCTATTACTGCACCTGTCTGACTGGATACATGGCTTCCAATAACTTGCCTGTCTTCATTCCGAATGATGGAACCCACTGCCAGG ACATAGATGAGTGCAAGGTGGCTGGGCTTTGTGGAGAAGGAGGTCACTGCAGGAACCTGGATGGCAGTTTTGACTGCAGCTGTCAGCTAGGATATCGAGTCCACAATGGGACGGAGCCCTTTCACCCTCACAAAGACAAGGCTTCCTGTCAAG TGGTGGACTGTGGCCATCCAAAATTGCACGAGGACATAGTACTGGTTTCAGCAACAGGCACAACCTTTGGCAGCGTGGCGTCATTTGAGTGTGACGAAGGCTTTCTGTGGACGAGTGGTAACAACGCCTCACAGTGTGGGGCTGACGGGCTGTGGCGTGGGCTCACCGTGATCTGTGACG TGattgactgtggctctcctcccACCTTCCCTCACTCACACATGCAATGGAATAAGCGCTCGAGGGTGGGCACTGAGGTGCTGTATCAATGTAACTCTGGCTATCACAACATTGGAAAGAGCAATGTCTTCACCTGCACCGCAGCAGGGCAGTGGGAGGGTGCGACTCTGCTTTGCCAAG CAAAATGTGGCCCGGTCCCCTTCCTTGCCCACTCAGAGGTAGTATGGCATAACAGAAGTGTAGTGATCCATCGCTGTGTGAGTGGCTATCACAGCTGGAGGGGCAGCAATGTCTCCACGTGCAGCAGCTCTGGTGTGTGGCAAACAGCTACACTCAATTGCATAG AAATCAAACCACCCATCCATCAACTacttgttttgaatgaaaaatgtttgcagTGGAGAGCAGAAAAGTATGAAGAGGCCACAGAAATGTACAAG GTGATCTACATAGGATCCAGAGAGTATGAGAGGGCCTTTCTTGAAAAAAGGAAGCAGTTTCTGAGCTCTAAGGCAGACTGGCTCGAGATCTGTCTCAGTTTGCTTCCAGCCACAAACTACAGCATCTCTATCCTTGCATTGTCTGTTGGATACACAGCCACCATCACTATTAACACCAGTTTGACAG AACCTGCAGTACCAGAAATCCACTACAGAGAATATGAGACTCCTGTACCAATTCTGAGGCTACACAGATCACCCAGCACTCTCGACACAATAAG TTTCTACCAAGTGTTTGTACTTCCAATAGAGGGATTTATGGCCTTTGACTGTTCCTCTCCTGTGAATGGAAAGCCCTCAGGCAAAAGTGATTCCTTACAGGGACACATTGTAGCTCAGATGCGCATCAGCCGTGTCGGAGCAGAGATGCATTTTACTGTTGGAGATGGTCTCcattatggaggatttttcaatGCGCCTCTCGAGAAAGGCAAAAACTACTACGTCATCTTGCGTGCAGTCAGTCAGTGGAAAAAG GATTTAAAAAGCTCCTGTGTCCTGTGGGCAAAAGTAACAG
- the susd1 gene encoding sushi domain-containing protein 1 isoform X3, whose translation MDERSTTVFMVLLLCVGSATPAAANILDVCASCHVNATCEDKYDKSGKVCNCKYGFVGNGRTFCQDIDECKVAGLCGEGGHCRNLDGSFDCSCQLGYRVHNGTEPFHPHKDKASCQVVDCGHPKLHEDIVLVSATGTTFGSVASFECDEGFLWTSGNNASQCGADGLWRGLTVICDVIDCGSPPTFPHSHMQWNKRSRVGTEVLYQCNSGYHNIGKSNVFTCTAAGQWEGATLLCQEILCGKPLTVPHTGHMWNGSSTPGSIVNYYCKQGFNHSEASAISLCSSNGNWTKPNISCKDVDCGSPPDISHSVLLWDHVSTVGSQAAYQCQSGYSSVGEINKTVCTDTGKWDKPSLQCQEIKCQEPVLKPHTKRLWDGTSHVGSVAIYKCDEGYNIKGVRNFSICGQNGLWEEIDLWCEEITCGPPQTLPHTNLLWERSTSPGSVVLYECVEGYYQEGGDNISTCLTSGEWANISLNCKAKCGPVPFLAHSEVVWHNRSVVIHRCVSGYHSWRGSNVSTCSSSGVWQTATLNCIEIKPPIHQLLVLNEKCLQWRAEKYEEATEMYKVIYIGSREYERAFLEKRKQFLSSKADWLEICLSLLPATNYSISILALSVGYTATITINTSLTEPAVPEIHYREYETPVPILRLHRSPSTLDTISFYQVFVLPIEGFMAFDCSSPVNGKPSGKSDSLQGHIVAQMRISRVGAEMHFTVGDGLHYGGFFNAPLEKGKNYYVILRAVSQWKKDLKSSCVLWAKVTGRSYVVMISSLCAAALIGLIVLAAFLGCTYTWFVKRR comes from the exons ATGGATGAGAGAAGCACAACTGTGTTCAtggttcttcttctttgtgtgGGTTCAG CGACGCCAGCTGCGGCGAACATTCTGGACGTGTGCGCTAGCTGCCACGTTAACGCCACATGTGAAGACAAGTATGATAAATCTGGAAAAGTTTGTAACTGCAAGTACGGTTTTGTAGGAAACGGGAGGACCTTTTGTCAAG ACATAGATGAGTGCAAGGTGGCTGGGCTTTGTGGAGAAGGAGGTCACTGCAGGAACCTGGATGGCAGTTTTGACTGCAGCTGTCAGCTAGGATATCGAGTCCACAATGGGACGGAGCCCTTTCACCCTCACAAAGACAAGGCTTCCTGTCAAG TGGTGGACTGTGGCCATCCAAAATTGCACGAGGACATAGTACTGGTTTCAGCAACAGGCACAACCTTTGGCAGCGTGGCGTCATTTGAGTGTGACGAAGGCTTTCTGTGGACGAGTGGTAACAACGCCTCACAGTGTGGGGCTGACGGGCTGTGGCGTGGGCTCACCGTGATCTGTGACG TGattgactgtggctctcctcccACCTTCCCTCACTCACACATGCAATGGAATAAGCGCTCGAGGGTGGGCACTGAGGTGCTGTATCAATGTAACTCTGGCTATCACAACATTGGAAAGAGCAATGTCTTCACCTGCACCGCAGCAGGGCAGTGGGAGGGTGCGACTCTGCTTTGCCAAG AGATATTATGCGGCAAACCCCTTACAGTGCCACACACTGGGCATATGTGGAATGGCAGTTCCACTCCTGGAAGCATTGTAAACTACTATTGTAAACAAGGATTTAATCACAGTGAGGCCAGTGCTATTTCACTGTGCTCATCTAATGGTAACTGGACAAAGCCAAACATTTCATGCAAAG ATGTTGACTGCGGCTCTCCTCCTGACATCTCTCATTCAGTCCTGTTATGGGATCACGTCTCCACTGTGGGCTCTCAGGCTGCTTATCAGTGTCAATCTGGATATTCCAGTGttggagaaataaataaaacagtatGTACTGACACTGGAAAATGGGACAAGCCCTCTCTGCAGTGCCAAG AAATCAAATGTCAGGAGCCGGTTTTGAAACCACATACTAAAAGACTATGGGATGGCACGTCACATGTTGGCAGTGTGGCTATTTACAAATGTGATGAAGGATATAACATAAAGGGTGTGAGGAACTTCTCCATATGTGGACAGAAtggactgtgggaggaaattgATCTTTGGTGTGAAG AAATAACATGTGGTCCTCCACAAACCCTCCCCCATACTAACCTGCTGTGGGAGCGCTCCACTAGTCCTGGCAGTGTCGTGCTGTATGAATGTGTGGAAGGATATTACCAGGAGGGTGGAGATAATATTTCCACATGTCTAACATCAGGCGAGTGGGCAAACATATCATTAAATTGCAAAG CAAAATGTGGCCCGGTCCCCTTCCTTGCCCACTCAGAGGTAGTATGGCATAACAGAAGTGTAGTGATCCATCGCTGTGTGAGTGGCTATCACAGCTGGAGGGGCAGCAATGTCTCCACGTGCAGCAGCTCTGGTGTGTGGCAAACAGCTACACTCAATTGCATAG AAATCAAACCACCCATCCATCAACTacttgttttgaatgaaaaatgtttgcagTGGAGAGCAGAAAAGTATGAAGAGGCCACAGAAATGTACAAG GTGATCTACATAGGATCCAGAGAGTATGAGAGGGCCTTTCTTGAAAAAAGGAAGCAGTTTCTGAGCTCTAAGGCAGACTGGCTCGAGATCTGTCTCAGTTTGCTTCCAGCCACAAACTACAGCATCTCTATCCTTGCATTGTCTGTTGGATACACAGCCACCATCACTATTAACACCAGTTTGACAG AACCTGCAGTACCAGAAATCCACTACAGAGAATATGAGACTCCTGTACCAATTCTGAGGCTACACAGATCACCCAGCACTCTCGACACAATAAG TTTCTACCAAGTGTTTGTACTTCCAATAGAGGGATTTATGGCCTTTGACTGTTCCTCTCCTGTGAATGGAAAGCCCTCAGGCAAAAGTGATTCCTTACAGGGACACATTGTAGCTCAGATGCGCATCAGCCGTGTCGGAGCAGAGATGCATTTTACTGTTGGAGATGGTCTCcattatggaggatttttcaatGCGCCTCTCGAGAAAGGCAAAAACTACTACGTCATCTTGCGTGCAGTCAGTCAGTGGAAAAAG GATTTAAAAAGCTCCTGTGTCCTGTGGGCAAAAGTAACAG
- the susd1 gene encoding sushi domain-containing protein 1 isoform X1: MDERSTTVFMVLLLCVGSATPAAANILDVCASCHVNATCEDKYDKSGKVCNCKYGFVGNGRTFCQDKDECQIGATKICGQHTTCHNTYGSYYCTCLTGYMASNNLPVFIPNDGTHCQDIDECKVAGLCGEGGHCRNLDGSFDCSCQLGYRVHNGTEPFHPHKDKASCQVVDCGHPKLHEDIVLVSATGTTFGSVASFECDEGFLWTSGNNASQCGADGLWRGLTVICDVIDCGSPPTFPHSHMQWNKRSRVGTEVLYQCNSGYHNIGKSNVFTCTAAGQWEGATLLCQEILCGKPLTVPHTGHMWNGSSTPGSIVNYYCKQGFNHSEASAISLCSSNGNWTKPNISCKDVDCGSPPDISHSVLLWDHVSTVGSQAAYQCQSGYSSVGEINKTVCTDTGKWDKPSLQCQEIKCQEPVLKPHTKRLWDGTSHVGSVAIYKCDEGYNIKGVRNFSICGQNGLWEEIDLWCEEITCGPPQTLPHTNLLWERSTSPGSVVLYECVEGYYQEGGDNISTCLTSGEWANISLNCKAKCGPVPFLAHSEVVWHNRSVVIHRCVSGYHSWRGSNVSTCSSSGVWQTATLNCIEIKPPIHQLLVLNEKCLQWRAEKYEEATEMYKVIYIGSREYERAFLEKRKQFLSSKADWLEICLSLLPATNYSISILALSVGYTATITINTSLTEPAVPEIHYREYETPVPILRLHRSPSTLDTISFYQVFVLPIEGFMAFDCSSPVNGKPSGKSDSLQGHIVAQMRISRVGAEMHFTVGDGLHYGGFFNAPLEKGKNYYVILRAVSQWKKDLKSSCVLWAKVTGRSYVVMISSLCAAALIGLIVLAAFLGCTYTWFVKRR, from the exons ATGGATGAGAGAAGCACAACTGTGTTCAtggttcttcttctttgtgtgGGTTCAG CGACGCCAGCTGCGGCGAACATTCTGGACGTGTGCGCTAGCTGCCACGTTAACGCCACATGTGAAGACAAGTATGATAAATCTGGAAAAGTTTGTAACTGCAAGTACGGTTTTGTAGGAAACGGGAGGACCTTTTGTCAAG ACAAAGATGAGTGTCAGATAGGAGCCACTAAGATCTGTGGGCAGCACACGACATGCCACAATACATATGGCAGCTATTACTGCACCTGTCTGACTGGATACATGGCTTCCAATAACTTGCCTGTCTTCATTCCGAATGATGGAACCCACTGCCAGG ACATAGATGAGTGCAAGGTGGCTGGGCTTTGTGGAGAAGGAGGTCACTGCAGGAACCTGGATGGCAGTTTTGACTGCAGCTGTCAGCTAGGATATCGAGTCCACAATGGGACGGAGCCCTTTCACCCTCACAAAGACAAGGCTTCCTGTCAAG TGGTGGACTGTGGCCATCCAAAATTGCACGAGGACATAGTACTGGTTTCAGCAACAGGCACAACCTTTGGCAGCGTGGCGTCATTTGAGTGTGACGAAGGCTTTCTGTGGACGAGTGGTAACAACGCCTCACAGTGTGGGGCTGACGGGCTGTGGCGTGGGCTCACCGTGATCTGTGACG TGattgactgtggctctcctcccACCTTCCCTCACTCACACATGCAATGGAATAAGCGCTCGAGGGTGGGCACTGAGGTGCTGTATCAATGTAACTCTGGCTATCACAACATTGGAAAGAGCAATGTCTTCACCTGCACCGCAGCAGGGCAGTGGGAGGGTGCGACTCTGCTTTGCCAAG AGATATTATGCGGCAAACCCCTTACAGTGCCACACACTGGGCATATGTGGAATGGCAGTTCCACTCCTGGAAGCATTGTAAACTACTATTGTAAACAAGGATTTAATCACAGTGAGGCCAGTGCTATTTCACTGTGCTCATCTAATGGTAACTGGACAAAGCCAAACATTTCATGCAAAG ATGTTGACTGCGGCTCTCCTCCTGACATCTCTCATTCAGTCCTGTTATGGGATCACGTCTCCACTGTGGGCTCTCAGGCTGCTTATCAGTGTCAATCTGGATATTCCAGTGttggagaaataaataaaacagtatGTACTGACACTGGAAAATGGGACAAGCCCTCTCTGCAGTGCCAAG AAATCAAATGTCAGGAGCCGGTTTTGAAACCACATACTAAAAGACTATGGGATGGCACGTCACATGTTGGCAGTGTGGCTATTTACAAATGTGATGAAGGATATAACATAAAGGGTGTGAGGAACTTCTCCATATGTGGACAGAAtggactgtgggaggaaattgATCTTTGGTGTGAAG AAATAACATGTGGTCCTCCACAAACCCTCCCCCATACTAACCTGCTGTGGGAGCGCTCCACTAGTCCTGGCAGTGTCGTGCTGTATGAATGTGTGGAAGGATATTACCAGGAGGGTGGAGATAATATTTCCACATGTCTAACATCAGGCGAGTGGGCAAACATATCATTAAATTGCAAAG CAAAATGTGGCCCGGTCCCCTTCCTTGCCCACTCAGAGGTAGTATGGCATAACAGAAGTGTAGTGATCCATCGCTGTGTGAGTGGCTATCACAGCTGGAGGGGCAGCAATGTCTCCACGTGCAGCAGCTCTGGTGTGTGGCAAACAGCTACACTCAATTGCATAG AAATCAAACCACCCATCCATCAACTacttgttttgaatgaaaaatgtttgcagTGGAGAGCAGAAAAGTATGAAGAGGCCACAGAAATGTACAAG GTGATCTACATAGGATCCAGAGAGTATGAGAGGGCCTTTCTTGAAAAAAGGAAGCAGTTTCTGAGCTCTAAGGCAGACTGGCTCGAGATCTGTCTCAGTTTGCTTCCAGCCACAAACTACAGCATCTCTATCCTTGCATTGTCTGTTGGATACACAGCCACCATCACTATTAACACCAGTTTGACAG AACCTGCAGTACCAGAAATCCACTACAGAGAATATGAGACTCCTGTACCAATTCTGAGGCTACACAGATCACCCAGCACTCTCGACACAATAAG TTTCTACCAAGTGTTTGTACTTCCAATAGAGGGATTTATGGCCTTTGACTGTTCCTCTCCTGTGAATGGAAAGCCCTCAGGCAAAAGTGATTCCTTACAGGGACACATTGTAGCTCAGATGCGCATCAGCCGTGTCGGAGCAGAGATGCATTTTACTGTTGGAGATGGTCTCcattatggaggatttttcaatGCGCCTCTCGAGAAAGGCAAAAACTACTACGTCATCTTGCGTGCAGTCAGTCAGTGGAAAAAG GATTTAAAAAGCTCCTGTGTCCTGTGGGCAAAAGTAACAG